A DNA window from Actinokineospora baliensis contains the following coding sequences:
- a CDS encoding YchJ family protein, whose protein sequence is MSRRCPCGTGLTYDECCGRAHAGTPAATAEALMRSRYSAFALGDVDYVSRTWHPDTRPTDLVLDADQRWTLLEIVATEGGGPFHAKGAVEFRAHYRHNRDRGVLHERSRFVRDGGLWLYLDGVIA, encoded by the coding sequence ATGTCGCGACGCTGCCCTTGCGGAACCGGTCTGACCTATGACGAGTGCTGCGGGCGCGCCCACGCGGGCACACCCGCGGCCACGGCGGAGGCTCTGATGCGGTCCCGCTACAGCGCGTTCGCCCTCGGTGACGTCGACTACGTCAGCCGGACCTGGCACCCCGACACCCGGCCCACCGACCTGGTGCTCGACGCCGACCAGCGGTGGACGCTGCTGGAAATCGTGGCCACCGAGGGCGGTGGTCCATTCCACGCGAAGGGCGCGGTCGAGTTCCGCGCGCATTACCGGCACAACCGCGACCGGGGTGTCCTGCACGAGCGGAGCCGTTTCGTCCGCGACGGCGGCCTGTGGCTCTACCTCGACGGGGTAATAGCCTGA
- a CDS encoding alpha/beta hydrolase, giving the protein MLKRSVAVLATATLAAMALPGIAAARGGVQVQWAQCPDDTVLQCAAIVVPLDHARPKGPTITLRATKLPAGDQRNKIGTLFINNGGPGGSAADFTPVAAQLLGAKVTARYDIVGVDPRGIGGSRNCVTDGCGSAPLTCSPTPGGPAEVAKPVEPFPATAEDVPGFLAYADYLRALCATGSNPVIRHMSTADTVRDLELIRQAVGDSAFSFYGLSYGSVVGATYAAMYPDRIRNLIVDSVVDPVQWSTGKGRDSRFLVTTRINSADGAWEALTSALAECDRVGPSRCAASGSARAKWTAVVERAKQGPLQTAEGPLTYPNLISLAHSALTIPEGYPLLMDLLQQLHQSGTARAAAAPSLSALKEVAAKTKAQQVRPAFEGVACGETNNPTDRDAATRSAAHANRTAPDFGPLWAWLSAVCGNWPAHSPGAFQGPWRVRTSAPLLIVNNTHDPSTPISGARALHRLMPNSALLPVSAYGHGAVGISCVGKTYEKYLLDGILPTGGCKADTPLFP; this is encoded by the coding sequence ATGCTCAAGAGATCGGTGGCCGTCTTGGCGACGGCCACACTCGCCGCGATGGCGTTACCCGGCATCGCCGCCGCCCGAGGCGGGGTGCAGGTGCAGTGGGCGCAGTGTCCGGATGACACGGTGCTCCAGTGCGCGGCCATCGTGGTCCCGCTCGACCACGCGCGGCCGAAGGGCCCGACCATCACGCTGCGCGCCACGAAGCTGCCCGCGGGCGACCAGCGGAACAAGATCGGCACGCTGTTCATCAACAACGGCGGCCCCGGCGGTTCCGCCGCCGACTTCACCCCGGTCGCGGCGCAGCTGCTCGGCGCGAAGGTCACCGCCCGCTACGACATCGTCGGGGTGGACCCGCGCGGCATCGGCGGGTCCCGCAACTGCGTCACCGACGGGTGCGGCTCCGCTCCCCTGACCTGCTCACCGACACCGGGTGGCCCCGCCGAGGTGGCCAAGCCGGTGGAGCCGTTCCCGGCGACCGCCGAGGACGTGCCGGGGTTCCTCGCCTACGCGGACTACCTGCGCGCCCTGTGCGCCACCGGCTCGAACCCGGTCATCCGGCACATGTCCACAGCGGACACCGTGCGAGATCTGGAGCTGATCCGCCAGGCCGTCGGGGACAGCGCGTTCAGCTTCTACGGCCTGTCTTACGGTTCCGTCGTCGGCGCCACCTACGCCGCGATGTACCCGGACCGGATCCGCAACCTGATCGTCGACAGCGTGGTCGACCCGGTGCAGTGGAGCACCGGAAAGGGCCGGGACTCCCGGTTCCTGGTCACCACCCGCATCAACAGCGCGGACGGGGCGTGGGAAGCGCTCACCAGCGCGCTCGCCGAGTGCGACCGGGTCGGGCCGAGCCGGTGCGCGGCATCGGGCTCCGCGCGGGCGAAGTGGACCGCGGTCGTCGAACGGGCCAAGCAGGGGCCGCTGCAGACCGCGGAAGGGCCGCTGACGTACCCGAACCTGATCAGCCTGGCGCACAGCGCGCTGACCATCCCCGAGGGCTACCCGCTGCTGATGGACCTGCTGCAGCAGCTGCACCAGAGCGGCACCGCCCGCGCCGCGGCGGCCCCGTCGCTGTCGGCGCTCAAGGAGGTGGCGGCCAAGACCAAGGCACAGCAGGTCCGCCCCGCCTTCGAGGGCGTCGCCTGCGGCGAGACCAACAACCCGACCGACCGCGACGCCGCCACCCGCTCGGCGGCGCACGCCAACCGCACCGCGCCGGACTTCGGTCCGCTGTGGGCCTGGCTCAGCGCGGTCTGCGGCAACTGGCCCGCCCACTCCCCCGGCGCCTTCCAGGGCCCGTGGCGGGTCAGGACCTCGGCACCCCTGCTGATCGTCAACAACACCCACGACCCGTCGACCCCCATCAGCGGCGCCCGAGCACTGCACCGGCTGATGCCGAACTCGGCCCTGCTGCCGGTTTCGGCTTACGGCCACGGCGCCGTGGGGATCTCGTGCGTGGGCAAGACCTACGAGAAGTACCTCCTCGACGGCATCCTGCCGACCGGCGGGTGCAAGGCGGACACACCGCTATTCCCGTAG
- a CDS encoding CDGSH iron-sulfur domain-containing protein encodes MTGGPVLVDGPVVVHGEDGSVVRSERFVTAVCTCRRSKIYPLCDTSHREVRRER; translated from the coding sequence GTGACGGGTGGACCGGTTCTTGTGGACGGTCCGGTGGTGGTGCACGGGGAAGACGGCTCGGTGGTGCGGTCCGAGCGGTTCGTGACCGCGGTGTGCACGTGCAGGCGGAGCAAGATCTACCCGTTGTGCGACACCAGTCACCGCGAGGTCCGGCGGGAACGGTGA